A region of Anguilla anguilla isolate fAngAng1 chromosome 18, fAngAng1.pri, whole genome shotgun sequence DNA encodes the following proteins:
- the b3gnt2b gene encoding N-acetyllactosaminide beta-1,3-N-acetylglucosaminyltransferase 2, whose amino-acid sequence MSASWRRLKVLGAMMMVNLFIYVMVEVSRSGGREPGGSKVRVPSKRFWTRNPSSEAYWNREQQRLDRVHNPILGGENGSSVALPIWPGWTNATDELASCDPDPAVARLVKDYNSLPARFKDFLLYMRCRSYPLLVDQPHLCKDQPFLLLVVKSLAPHFDRRQAIRESWGRAGRVANRTVATVFLLGNAAAADHHPDLSEMLRYETSRHQDILQWDYRDSFFNLTVKEVLFLDWLELRCPNASFVFKGDDDVFVNTPRVLDFLGGLAPAKVRDLFVGDVITNAGPHRDKKLKYFIPESLYVGQYPPYAGGGGFLYSGDLALRLRNASRHVALYPIDDVYTGMCLRKLGLAPEKHKGFRTFDIEQKYRSNPCAYKGLVLVHSRTPQEMIKIWGWLSDPELNCQ is encoded by the coding sequence atGAGCGCGTCCTGGAGGAGGCTGAAGGTGCTGGGGGCGATGATGATGGTCAACCTCTTCATCTACGTGATGGTGGAGGTGTCGCGGAGCGGCGGGCGGGAGCCGGGCGGGTCCAAGGTGCGGGTGCCCAGCAAGCGGTTCTGGACCCGGAACCCGTCCAGCGAGGCGTACTGGAACCGCGAGCAGCAGAGGCTGGACCGGGTCCACAACCCCATCCTGGGGGGGGAGAACGGCTCCAGCGTCGCCCTGCCCATCTGGCCCGGCTGGACCAACGCCACCGACGAGCTGGCCTCCTGCGACCCGGACCCGGCCGTGGCCCGGCTGGTCAAGGACTACAACTCCCTACCTGCCCGCTTCAAAGACTTCCTGCTCTACATGAGGTGCAGGTCCtaccccctgctggtggaccAGCCGCACCTGTGCAAGGACCAGCCTTTCCTGCTCCTGGTGGTCAAGTCCCTGGCCCCGCACTTCGACCGGAGGCAGGCTATCCGGGAGTCGTGGGGCCGGGCGGGGCGCGTGGCCAACCGGACGGTCGCCACGGTGTTCCTGCTGGGcaacgcggcggcggcggaccACCACCCCGACCTGTCGGAGATGCTCCGCTACGAGACCTCGCGGCACCAGGACATCCTCCAGTGGGACTACAGGGACTCCTTCTTCAACCTGACCGTCAAAGAGGTGCTCTTCCTGGACTGGCTGGAGCTGCGCTGCCCCAACGCCAGCTTCGTCTTCAAGGGTGACGACGACGTCTTCGTCAACACCCCCCGCGTGCTGGACTTCCTGGGCGGCCTGGCCCCGGCTAAGGTCAGGGACCTGTTCGTGGGGGACGTGATCACCAACGCCGGGCCGCACCGGGACAAGAAGCTCAAGTACTTCATCCCGGAGAGCCTGTACGTGGGCCAGTACCCCCCCTACGCCGGGGGCGGCGGCTTCCTGTACTCCGGGGACCTGGCGCTCCGCCTGCGGAACGCCAGCCGCCATGTGGCGCTGTACCCCATCGACGACGTCTACACGGGCATGTGCCTGAGGAAGCTGGGCCTGGCGCCGGAGAAGCACAAGGGCTTCAGGACCTTCGACATCGAGCAGAAGTACAGGAGCAACCCCTGCGCCTACAAGGGCCTGGTGCTGGTCCACAGCCGGACCCCCCAGGAGATGATCAAGATCTGGGGTTGGCTCAGCGACCCCGAGCTCAACTGTCAGTGA